The following is a genomic window from Butyricimonas faecihominis.
GCATGTTGCTGGATTTGACTTTTATGGCCGTGATCCCGTCTTTTGCCGCCACGGCTTTGAAATCTTTGATCGGGCTTTCTTTCGTGATCAGGGTTCCTTCGTCACTTGGGTTCATCGTGTTTTTCATGCGGACGGGGATATTGGCTTTTTTAGCGGGCTGAATACTTGACGGGTGGAGAATCTTTGCCCCGAAATAGGCAAGTTCGGCTGCTTCATCAAAAGATAGAGAACGAATGGCTTTCGTATTTTTCACGTACCGCGGGTCGCTGTTATGTACGCCGTCAATGTCGGTCCATATCTGAATTTCATCCACTTTGAGCGCGGCCCCGATTAGTGCGGCCGAGTAATCACTCCCCCCTCTTTTCAGGTTGTCTATTTCCCCGTAAGCGTTTCGGCAGATGAATCCTTGGGTGATGATAATACGTTCCGTGGCCGGGTTGGATAATAGTCGTTTTAAGTTTTGCTCGATATAAAAATAGTCCGGTTCACAGTCTTTGTCGATACGCATGAAATCCAAAGCGGACAGGAGCGTGGAAGGTATACCTTGTTCTTGTAAATAATAGTGCATTAGTGTGGTGGAAATGATCTCTCCTTGTGCAACAACGGCTTTTTCCTGTAACGGGTAAAAGTCCTTGTTGATGAATGAGCGGAGATAGGTGAAGATGGTTTGTACAAATTCTTGTCCCCGGTGCTTGAATTCTTCGGTACTGTAAAGGTCGCTAATGGTCATTAGGTAATCCAGTTCGAGATTTTGGATTGTCGTCAAAGCTTCCTGCCTATCATTGCGGTACAGATAGTTAGTTATGTCTACTAACGTGTTGGTCGTTCCGGACATGGCCGAAAGAACGACAATTTTGGGTTGGTCATCCGAGATTAATTTTGCCACTTCTTGAATTCGTTGCGCGGAGCCAACCGAGGTTCCTCCAAATTTTAATACGTTCATAAATTTATTGTTTTTAAATCATTTATTTCTTTACATGAAAAAAGCCCGTGTATTCACACAGGCTTTTTTCGACAGTTTTTTGACAACAGTGCGTTAGCCTGCAAAAAGCCTTTGCATGCACATCATCTGTTTATAGTTATTAGTATACCTTGTTTTCATTCTTCTTTTGGGTTTTTCACGATGCAAATATTGCATATTGAAATTGAAAAAGCAAGCCTTTGTTAAAATATTAACAGATATGTGGCTACGCCACGTTACAAGTTACAGGTTGGCAAGTTTCAAGTTCTTTTTTAACAACCTGCGCTGACCTGTAACTTTCCGCAAAAGTTATCTTTTGTGGAAAATGACGGCAGTCCAGTTGTCTTTTACTTTGTTGGATTGATAGGTTAGTTGCAAAAGTTCGGCTTTCTCGCGAATAACGGGAATATCTTCGGTGTAAAATCCGCTCATGATGAGGTAGCCGTTGTCATTAAGCACGTTCACGTATGCGGGCATATCATTCAATAATATATTCCGGTTGATATTGGCCAAGATGATGTCATAGTGTTCTGCCCCGTCTAGTAAAGTTGCATCCCCGATAAGAACACGTATATTGTTCATGTTGTTGGTGGCAATGTTTTCCATGGCGTTGTTGTAAGCCCATTCGTCAATGTCGATGCCGGTAACCGATTGGGCTCCAGCTTGTACGGCCATGATAGATAGAATTCCAGTACCACATCCCATGTCAAGGACTTTTTTGCCGGAGAAATTAGGTTTCATGTCTAAGATCGTTTCCAGCATGAGAGCAGTCGTGGCATGATGACCCGTGCCAAAACTCATTTTCGGGTCAATGATGATTTCGTGTTCGATGTTTTTAATCGTGGGATGGAATCCGGCTCTTACCAGAATCCGGTCTTGCACGAGGATAGGCGTGAAGTTTTCTTCCCAAATTTTATTCCAGTCTTGGTTCTCGATTTCTGCTTTTTCCCAGGTGATTGTGTATAGGGACTGGAAGAAAGAAAGGATTTCTAATGACTTTACTTGTTCTTCGTTGAAGTTTTTGCTTGGTATGTAAGCTTTGAAACCGTCATCCGAGTATGAAAAACTGTCGTATCCGAGGTCGCCGAGTTCGGCAATAATCGCATCTGCAATGTCCTCCACGTAAGGGGAGATATGGAAAGTGAGTTCTGTATAAAACATGCTATCTGATTTTTTTGCAAATGTAGCAAAAAATCAGATAGCTATGCTCTTCACATGATTTTCTCTAGTTTATCGAGAGATTGAGCTATTTCTTGATCAGAAAGCTCGAAGTTCTGGAGATTTCCCCCAAGGTATTGTTCGTAGGCGTAGAGATCAATCATACCATGTCCGGATAGATTGAACAGGATAGTTTTGGCTTTTCCTTCGGCTTTGGCAATTTTCGCCTCCCGAATCGCTTGTGCTATGGCATGAGTGGATTCAGGTGCAGGAATTATCCCTTCGGTCTTGGCAAATAATATTCCGGCCTCGAAGGTCTCCAGTTGCGGAATGGCAACGGCCTCCATCAGTTTGTCCTTGAGTAATTGACTGACGATAACCCCGGCTCCGTGATAGCGTAAGCCTCCGGCATGGATACTTGCGGGTTGAAAATCATGTCCCAGCGTGTACATGGGAAGTAAGGGGGTTAACCCGACGGTATCACCGAAATCGTATTGGAACTGACCACGGGTTAATTTTGGACAGGATTGTGGTTCTACGGCAATTACCCGGGTATGTTTTCCTTCCTTCAAGTTCCTGCGGATGAATGGAAAACTGATTCCGGCGAAGTTTGAACCTCCCCCGAAACACCCGATCACGATGTCTGGTTCATCTCCCGCTTTTTCCATCTGGAGAAGTGCTTCCTCGCCGATGATAGTTTGATGTAATAATACGTG
Proteins encoded in this region:
- a CDS encoding aspartate kinase; this encodes MNVLKFGGTSVGSAQRIQEVAKLISDDQPKIVVLSAMSGTTNTLVDITNYLYRNDRQEALTTIQNLELDYLMTISDLYSTEEFKHRGQEFVQTIFTYLRSFINKDFYPLQEKAVVAQGEIISTTLMHYYLQEQGIPSTLLSALDFMRIDKDCEPDYFYIEQNLKRLLSNPATERIIITQGFICRNAYGEIDNLKRGGSDYSAALIGAALKVDEIQIWTDIDGVHNSDPRYVKNTKAIRSLSFDEAAELAYFGAKILHPSSIQPAKKANIPVRMKNTMNPSDEGTLITKESPIKDFKAVAAKDGITAIKVKSSNMLLAYGFVRKVFEIFESWKTPIDMIATSEVAISLTIDSTCHLEDIKKDLTKYGTIEVEESLSIICIVGDCSINNSGLAARALTALEDIPLHMISYGASEHSISLLVKQADKQKALEALSERLLNK
- the prmA gene encoding 50S ribosomal protein L11 methyltransferase, coding for MFYTELTFHISPYVEDIADAIIAELGDLGYDSFSYSDDGFKAYIPSKNFNEEQVKSLEILSFFQSLYTITWEKAEIENQDWNKIWEENFTPILVQDRILVRAGFHPTIKNIEHEIIIDPKMSFGTGHHATTALMLETILDMKPNFSGKKVLDMGCGTGILSIMAVQAGAQSVTGIDIDEWAYNNAMENIATNNMNNIRVLIGDATLLDGAEHYDIILANINRNILLNDMPAYVNVLNDNGYLIMSGFYTEDIPVIREKAELLQLTYQSNKVKDNWTAVIFHKR